One Catillopecten margaritatus gill symbiont DNA window includes the following coding sequences:
- the dctM gene encoding C4-dicarboxylate TRAP transporter large permease protein DctM, producing MIGLVMFGITLALLMIGFPVAFTFAGVAVIFGTLTEGIDLFGFMPYRIMSVMQNTILMAVPLFIFMGIVLQKTRLAEQLLEAMGDLFGNIRGGLAVSTILVGSLLAASTGVVGASVIAMGVISLPVMLKHNYKKTLSTGVICASGTLGQIIPPSIVLIILADVLGVPVGDLFQSAVIPSLVLVGSYIAYVLFIAYWDKDAAPATQSNSPSKGKYWRVAKAVVPPISLIIAVLGSIFSGIATPTESASIGAVGALLLASLYRRLNWDVIYQASVETIKVTSMVFAILVGATAFSMVFTYSGGDTVVENFIHSLPAKEISFILISMAIILILGFFIDFVEISLIIVPIFYPIALSLGIDMQWFAILIAMNLQTSFLTPPFGFSLFYLKGVAPKSIQTTDIYKGVMPFIVIQVAVLLSIIIFPQWYGFTGF from the coding sequence ATGATTGGTTTAGTTATGTTCGGCATTACGCTGGCGTTGCTAATGATCGGCTTCCCTGTTGCCTTTACTTTCGCAGGGGTCGCTGTGATTTTCGGCACCCTTACCGAAGGCATTGATTTGTTCGGTTTTATGCCTTATCGCATTATGAGTGTGATGCAAAATACCATTCTCATGGCGGTTCCCTTATTCATTTTTATGGGCATCGTTTTACAAAAAACCCGCTTGGCTGAGCAATTACTCGAAGCAATGGGCGATTTATTTGGCAATATCCGTGGTGGTTTAGCCGTATCCACCATTTTAGTCGGCTCTCTACTCGCCGCTTCCACAGGGGTTGTCGGTGCATCGGTGATTGCGATGGGTGTCATTTCCCTGCCAGTAATGCTCAAGCACAATTATAAGAAAACCCTTTCCACTGGTGTCATCTGTGCATCAGGTACTTTAGGGCAAATCATCCCGCCTTCTATCGTCTTGATTATCTTAGCAGATGTGCTCGGCGTTCCAGTGGGAGATTTATTTCAAAGTGCTGTCATCCCCTCCCTGGTATTGGTTGGCAGTTATATTGCGTATGTTTTATTCATTGCCTACTGGGACAAAGATGCTGCCCCTGCCACTCAAAGCAACAGCCCAAGTAAGGGCAAATACTGGCGTGTCGCCAAAGCCGTCGTACCACCTATCTCACTGATTATTGCCGTCCTCGGCTCAATTTTCTCAGGCATTGCCACTCCGACAGAATCCGCCTCAATCGGTGCCGTCGGTGCTTTACTATTAGCCTCACTTTACCGCCGATTAAACTGGGATGTTATCTATCAAGCAAGCGTTGAAACCATCAAAGTTACCTCCATGGTATTCGCCATCCTAGTCGGTGCCACCGCCTTCTCAATGGTCTTCACCTACAGCGGTGGCGACACAGTGGTAGAAAACTTCATTCACAGCCTACCTGCCAAAGAAATCAGCTTCATCCTCATCTCAATGGCCATCATCCTCATCCTCGGCTTCTTCATCGACTTCGTAGAAATATCGCTCATCATTGTTCCAATTTTCTACCCAATCGCCCTCTCACTCGGCATCGATATGCAATGGTTCGCCATCCTCATCGCCATGAACCTACAAACCTCCTTCCTCACCCCACCCTTCGGATTCAGCCTCTTCTACCTCAAAGGCGTTGCCCCAAAATCCATCCAAACCACTGACATCTACAAAGGTGTTATGCCTTTCATCGTTATTCAAGTTGCTGTGCTATTAAGCATCATAATATTCCCGCAATGGTATGGCTTTACTGGCTTTTAA
- a CDS encoding Monocarboxylate 2-oxoacid-binding periplasmic protein, with protein MKKLIPLFAATALIATTANAGWFDNDKKEGAAAHSDKVYTLKLAETWPSNFPIFGDATKKFAQLANDMSGGRLAIKVDSKNKHKSALGIFDFVKSGQYDLGHSGSYYWKGKDINTLFFTSMPFDMTANEQHAWFEYGGGQELMDKVYAKHGLKSIIGGNTGNQMGGWFKKEINSITDLKGLKMRIPGFAGEIMAEVGAKPTNIPAGELYTALDRGTIDALEWVGPSLDLRMGFHKVAPYYYTGWHEPGSELQFLINLKTYNSLPKDLQTILITSMKLAAYDMFVRSNDESAKNWVAMKKDFPNIKVKTFPKPVFDALRAANDKLLDKLAAKNSLSKEIIESRRNYLKKARAWTAISDQAYLNSQSK; from the coding sequence ATGAAAAAATTAATTCCACTATTTGCAGCCACTGCATTAATCGCTACAACCGCTAATGCAGGCTGGTTTGACAATGACAAAAAAGAAGGTGCTGCCGCTCATAGCGACAAAGTTTATACCTTGAAATTAGCAGAAACTTGGCCGAGCAACTTCCCGATTTTCGGCGATGCCACTAAAAAGTTTGCACAATTAGCAAACGATATGTCTGGTGGTCGTTTAGCCATTAAAGTTGATTCCAAAAACAAACACAAATCAGCACTCGGTATTTTTGACTTTGTTAAATCAGGTCAATACGACTTAGGTCATTCGGGTTCTTATTATTGGAAAGGCAAAGACATCAACACTTTATTTTTCACTTCAATGCCATTTGATATGACCGCAAATGAGCAACATGCGTGGTTTGAATATGGCGGTGGTCAAGAATTAATGGACAAGGTTTACGCCAAACACGGCTTAAAATCTATCATCGGTGGTAACACGGGCAACCAAATGGGTGGCTGGTTTAAAAAAGAAATTAACTCTATTACCGACCTTAAAGGTTTGAAAATGCGTATCCCAGGTTTTGCTGGTGAGATTATGGCAGAAGTCGGTGCAAAACCAACCAACATTCCAGCGGGAGAACTTTACACCGCTCTAGACCGTGGCACAATTGATGCATTAGAATGGGTAGGCCCTTCATTGGATTTGCGTATGGGCTTCCACAAAGTTGCGCCTTACTACTACACAGGTTGGCATGAGCCAGGGTCTGAATTACAGTTTTTAATCAATCTTAAGACATACAATTCATTGCCAAAAGACTTACAAACCATTTTAATCACTTCAATGAAGTTGGCGGCTTACGATATGTTCGTGCGTTCAAATGACGAAAGTGCTAAAAACTGGGTAGCGATGAAAAAAGATTTTCCTAACATTAAAGTCAAAACTTTTCCTAAGCCAGTGTTTGACGCATTGCGTGCGGCGAACGATAAGTTACTTGACAAGTTAGCGGCTAAAAACTCCTTGTCAAAAGAAATCATTGAATCAAGACGCAACTACCTTAAAAAGGCGCGTGCTTGGACGGCTATTTCAGACCAGGCGTACTTAAACTCTCAGTCTAAGTAA
- the prmC gene encoding Release factor glutamine methyltransferase has translation MQKLLRVDDYLNSPFTDITPLLELALQKNPAWLITHKDYTLNNKEKVALDTFIKQRENGTPFAYLSGRKGFYHLDFKVTPDTLIPRPETELLIDIALDLFKNKPCDLLDLGTGSGVIAVTLADKNPHWQVTATDFSEATLEVAKQNTTTTINFQQGNWFEAVPNQTFDLIISNPPYIEENDTHLNALKHEPIAALTAGEDGLDDIKVIISQAPNQLNKNGFLLLEHGYNQQQEIVKLLKESFTQIKTFIDYNANNRAVLARLK, from the coding sequence ATGCAAAAACTTCTTAGGGTTGACGATTATTTAAACAGTCCGTTCACTGACATTACGCCATTGTTAGAATTAGCATTGCAAAAAAATCCTGCTTGGCTAATCACCCACAAAGATTACACGCTTAATAATAAAGAGAAAGTAGCATTAGATACCTTTATTAAACAGCGAGAAAATGGCACGCCTTTCGCTTATTTAAGTGGTAGAAAAGGGTTTTACCATTTAGACTTCAAAGTTACACCTGATACACTCATCCCCCGCCCTGAAACGGAATTATTGATTGATATTGCCTTAGATTTATTTAAAAACAAGCCTTGTGATTTACTAGATTTGGGCACGGGCAGTGGCGTTATTGCTGTCACTTTGGCAGATAAAAACCCGCATTGGCAAGTAACAGCAACGGATTTTTCTGAGGCTACGCTTGAAGTAGCAAAACAAAATACCACAACGACAATCAACTTTCAGCAAGGTAATTGGTTTGAAGCTGTGCCTAATCAAACCTTTGATTTGATTATTTCCAATCCACCTTATATTGAAGAAAACGATACACATTTAAACGCTTTAAAACATGAACCCATTGCCGCACTCACTGCGGGGGAAGATGGCTTGGATGATATTAAAGTCATCATCAGTCAAGCACCTAACCAATTGAATAAAAATGGTTTTTTACTTTTAGAACACGGATACAATCAACAACAAGAAATCGTTAAATTATTGAAAGAAAGTTTTACCCAAATCAAAACATTTATAGATTATAATGCCAACAATCGTGCTGTCTTGGCACGACTTAAATAA